The sequence GCATCTCCAGCACCAGCGAGGACAGGTGCTTGTCCGGCCCGACCAGCGCGGTGAACGGTACGCGCTTGCCGGCCTCACCGAGCGCCGCCGCTTCCCCGTCGTCCAGCGCCTTGGCCGCGTTTCCGCTGGTCACGTCGATGAACCCGGTGTACTTTCCGGGCTCCTGCTGCTCGACCGAGGTGGCCGCCTCGATCAGCGGGCCGGCATTGCCCTGGTCCGCGCCGTCGTAGCTCGGCACGCTGCCGCTGTCGGTCAGCTTCGACCGGTCCAGCGCCATCCACTTGTCCGGGAACTTCGGCAGGCCCGGCTGCCCGCTGAACTTCGCCTTCATCCAGAGCTTGTCCTCGATCACCAGGAACGACATCGTCACGACGACGCCGTCCTTGTCCGGGGCCATCACCATGGTCATCTCGACGGCCTTCGACGCTGGGTCGATCCGTCCGCTCAGGTCGCTGGACGCGTCCTTGCCGGTGAACCTGAAGGCGCCGTCCGTCTCAGCCGGGACGGCGTCGAGGAGCGCCTCCTTGGGGGTGGCGGTCGGGCTGGCGGCCGAGTCGGTCCCCGGTTCGCTCTTCAGCCCGCAACCCCCGAGCAGGGTGGTGGCGGCCAGCATGGCGGCGAGCGTGCCCATCGTCCGTCGGATGGTGCCGGCGCTGCCCGTTGCCTGTGTCATCGCACATTCTCTTTCTCGCTGCGGCCTCTGCCGCCGACGATGCTGCGGGCAGCCACGGCGGTCCGGCTGCCGATATGCTGCCGTCCGGCTGCCGGGCACTGCCGTCCGGCGGCGTTGGGGGTGTCAGGAGCGGAAACTCGCATGTCAGGGATGCTGCGCTTCGAGATCCTCGGTCCCCAGCGGGCCTGGTACGCCGACCGCCCGGTCGACCTCGGCCCCGGCAAGCAGCGCGCCGTGCTGGCGGTGCTGCTGCTCTCCGCCGGCCGCCCGGTGCCCACCAACCAGATCATCGAGGCGGTCTGGCCGGAAGAGCCCCCGGCCAACGGCCCCAACGTCGTGCAGAAATACGTCGCCGGGCTGCGCCGGGTGCTGGAACCCGACCGGTCCCCGCGTACGCCGGGTCGGGTACTGGCCCTCACCGACGCCGGCTACCTGCTGCGGATTTCGCCCGAGGCGGTGGACGCGGTCCGCTTCGAACGTGGGGTGCACCGGGCCCGGCAGCGGCACGCGGACGGGCGTACCGCCGAGGCGCAGGCGGAGCTGGCCGCCGCCCTGGAGCTGTGGCAGGGCGAGCCGTTCACCGGGTTCGCCGGGGCGTACTTCGACACCGCCCGGCACCGCCTGGTGGAGCTGCGGGCCGTAGCGCTGGAGAGCCGCGCCGAGCTGGAACTGGAGAGCGGGCGGCACCGCGAGTTGGTGGGCGGGCTGGTCGAGTTGGTGGCCGAGTTCCCGGTCCGGGAGCGGCTGCGGCACCAACTCATGCTGGCGCTGTACCGCAGCGGACGGCAGGCGGAGGCGCTCGCCGCGTACCGGGAGTTCGCCGACCTGCTCCGCGAGGAGTACGGCATCGAGCCGGGCGAGATACTGCAGGAGCTGCACCGGCGCATCCTCCGATCGGACCCGACCCTGCAACCGGCCGAGGTGGCCGCGTCGCCGGTCGCCCCCGCTCCGGCCGACGCGCCCCGGGCGGCCGACCTCGAGCCGCCCGCGCTGGCCGGCATGCCCCCGGCCGCTGAGCTGTCCGCGCCCGCCGGGTCGCCAGTGTCCCGGCCGGTCCCGCCGGTGGCCCGGCCGGCGAAACCCTTGTTCAAGGCGTTGGACATCCCGGTCGGTGTCCCAGCCAGTCCACCCTTGGCCGTGCCCCAGGACGCCGGGCCGCTGCCCCAGAACGACGGGCCGCTGCCCCCGATGTCTGCGCATTCCGGCATGGACCCCGCGCCGGCCCTGACCGGCTACCCTCCGCCTCCACCGGCCGCCGCCGAGGTACGGCGCGTCGACCCGATGCCGCGCTGGTTGTCGATCCCGGTCACGGTTGTCGCCGTGCTCGTCGTGCTGGGTAGCTTCGGCTTCCTCACCTGGCTGGTGGTTCTCGCGCACGCGGCTTGGCGGCGCAGCTGGCGGCTGCTCCTGGTCGCCGGCGGCTACCTGGCGCTCGTCGGAGCCCTGGCCTTCGTCTTCGAGACGAGCCCTGAGCCGGAGGACGAGAACAGCGTGCCGGTGTTCCTCGTCTCCTGCGGGCTGATCTTCGGTTGCTGGCTGGGCGGCGCCGTTCACGTTCTGCTGCTCAACACGCGGGTGCGCAGAGCTGTGACCGGCATCGCCCGCCGGCGGGAGCGGAACGAGGAAGCCCGCCGGCTGCGCCGCGAGGAAGCCCGGCAGCTGCTCTACCACTACCCGGCGGCCCGCCGGGAACTCCGCATCGGGCGGCCCGATCTGCCGCGCGCCTACGACGACGGCGGTCTGATCGACATCAACGTCGTACCGGAGCAGGTGATCTCCGGAATCCCCGGGCTGAGCCAGGAGCAGGCTCGCCGGGTCGTGACCGACCGGTGGTTGCGGGGGCCGTTCGGTTCAGTGGAGGAACTCTCCGTTCGTTGCCTGCTTCCGCCCAGCTCGGCCGAGGTGCTCCGCGATCTGCTGGTCTTCCTCCCGCCGACGTCGGAGTGAATCGGGCTCGGGTTCCGGGACCGCTCGGTTGGTCGGCGGGTGCTGGTAGAAATGCCGGATGAGCGAGGATCGGGCGGCCGTACGGGAGCGGGCCGAGGCGGTGCTGCGGCGGCTGGCGGGTGAGCACGCCCGGCTCCGCGAGGACCAGTGGCGGGCCATCGAGGCGCTGGTGGTGGACCGGCGGCGGGTGCTCTGCGTGCAGCGCACCGGCTGGGGCAAGTCGGCGGTCTACTTCGTGGCCACCGCGCTGCTGCGGGAGGGCGGCGAGCACGGCCCGACCGTGATCGTCTCGCCGCTGCTGGCGTTGATGCGCAACCAGGTCGAGTCGGCCGCCCGCGCCGGCATCCGGGCCCGGACCATCAACTCGGCCAACCTCGACGAGTGGGACGAGATCACCGCCGAGATCCACGCCGGGACGGTGGACGTGCTGCTGATCAGCCCGGAACGCCTCAACAACCCGGACTTCCGCGACGGGGTGCTGCCGAAGCTGGCCGCCACCACCGGTCTGCTGGTGGTGGACGAGGCGCACTGCGTCTCCGACTGGGGGCACGACTTCCGGCCGGACTACCGCCGGCTGCGGACCTTCCTCGGCAACCTGCCCGAGCGGACCCCGGTGCTCGCCACCACCGCCACCGCCAATGCCCGGGTCACCGACGACGTGGCCGAGCAGTTGGGTGACGCGCTCGTGCTGCGCGGCACCCTCGACCGGGAGTCGCTGCGGCTGGGCGTACTCGATCTGCCGAGCCCGGCCCACCGGCTGGCCTGGCTCGCCGACCACCTGGACCGGCTCCCCGGCTCCGGGATCATCTACACGCTCACCGTGGCTGCGGCCGGGGAGACGGCGGAGTTCCTGCGGGCGCGGGGCTGGCAGGTGGCCGCGTACACCGGGCAGGCCGAGGACGCCGACCGCCGCGCCGCCGAGCAGGACCTACTCGACAACAAGATCAAGGCACTGGTCGCCACCAGCGCGCTTGGCATGGGCTTCGACAAGCCCGACCTCGGCTTCGTGGTGCACCTGGGCGCGCCGCCCTCGCCGATCGCGTACTACCAGCAGGTCGGCCGGGCCGGCCGGGCCGTCGAGCACGCCGAGGTGCTGCTGCTGCCGGGCGTCGAGGACGCGGCGATCTGGCGGTACTTCGCCTCGCTCGCCTTCCCGCCCGAGGAGCAGGTCCGGGCGGTGCTCGCCGCCCTGTCCACCGACCGGCCGATCTCCACCCAGGCCCTCGAGCCGGTCGTCGACCTGCGCCGGGCCCGGCTGGAGTTGATGCTCAAGGTGCTCGACGTGGACGGCGCGGTGCGCCGGGTACGCGGCGGCTGGCTCGCCACCGGCGAGCCGTGGGTCTACGACGAGGCCCGGTTGCGCCGCGTCGCCCAGGCGCGCACCGCCGAGCAGCACGCCATGCGCGAGTACGCGAGCACACCCGGCTGCCGGATGCGCTACCTGCGCGAGTGCCTGGACGACGCCGGGGCGGCCGACTGTGGCCGCTGCGACAACTGCGCCGAGCCGCTGTTCACTCCCGAGGTCTCCGCCGCCGCGCTCACCGCCGCGCAGACCTTCCTCGGCCGCCCCGGCGTGGCGATCGCGCCCAAGAAGCTCTGGCCGACCGGCCTGGAGGCGGTGGGCGTACCCCTGAAGGGGCGCATCCCCCCGACGGAGCAGGCGCTGCCCGGGCGGGCCGTGGGGCGCCTGTCCGACCTGGGCTGGGGCGGGCGGCTGCGCGGCCTGGTCGGCCCGGACGCGGCGGACGCCCCGATCCCCGACGACGTCGCGGCGGCGGTGATCGAGGTGCTGAAGGCGTGGGCGCACGGCGACGACCCGTGGCCGCGCCGCCCCGTCGGCGTGGTCGCCGTCGCCTCCCGCAGCCACCCGGCGTTGGTCGGCTCGCTCGCCGAGCGGATCGCGGCCGTGGGCCGCCTGCCGCTGCTCGGCCAGGTCGTCCCGACCGGGCCGGCCGGGGCCGCCGGGCCGCGCGGCAACAGCACCCAACGGGTACGCGCGCTGCACGACGCCTTCGCCGTGCCGGACGAACTGGCCGCCGCCCTCGCCGGGCTGGACGGACCGGTGCTGCTCGTCGACGATCTGGTCGACTCGGGCTGGACCATGACGATGGTGGCCCGGCTGCTGCGCCGCGCCGGCGCCCCGGACGTGCTCCCGTTGACCCTCGCGGTCGCCGGGTGAACCGTCGGTCTCACCGGGGGAAAAGTTCCCGGGCCGGCCGGACTGCGAGCGTCGCCACCGTCACCGACCGTCGGCGCGTCGGCATGACCGCCGGCGGTACCGTGGGCGCATGACCGAGCAGCGACTTGTCACCCAGACGTACGCCGTCACCGGGATGACCTGCGAGCACTGCGTACGGGCGGTCACCGAGGAGCTTTCCGCCCTGCCCGGCGTTGACGAGGTCCGGGTCGACCTGGCCGCCGGCACGGCGACGGTGACCAGCACCGAGCCGCTGCCGATCGAAGCCGTCCGGGGCGCCGTCGACGAGGCGGGTTACGAGTTGGCTGCCGGCGTTGCCTGAGTCGCCGGCCGCCAGCACGTCACCGGCCGGGGTGGACCGGGACACGCTCCGGCTCGCCCTGGTGGTGGGCGGGCTGGTGCTCGCCGTGCTGCTCGGCTTCGGCCTCGGCCGGCTGAACCCGCCGCCGACCACCGCGCCCGGCGCCGCCCCGGCGGCCGCGACGCACACCCACCCGCCGGGCATGGGCGCCCACTCGCACGACGGGGCCAGCGCCACGCAGGCCGGCGGGGCGGACGCCGCCGGCCTGTCGATCAGCTCGGGCGGCTACACGGTCGCCCCGTCGACCGTGGAGTTCCCGGTCGGCCGGGCCGGCACGCTGCGGTTCCAGATCCGGGACGAGCAGCGCCGCCCGGTCACCCGCTTCGCCGTCGTGCACGAGAAGCCGATGCACCTGATCGTGGTGCGCCGCGACCTCAGCGGCTACCAGCACCTGCACCCGACGATGGCGGCCGACGGCACCTGGTCGGTGCCGCTCACCCTGCCCGAGGGCGGGGTCTGGCGGGCGTACGCCGACTTCACCGCCGTCGCCGACAACGGCCTGCAGACCGCCGTCACGCTCGGCGTCGACCTGGCCGCGCCCGGCGGTTACGCCCCGCGACCACTGCCCGCGCCGGCCACCTCGACCACGCTCGACGGGTTCACGGTCGGCTACGAGGGCACGCCGAAGGCGGGCGAGACCCTGCCGGTGCGCTTCACGATCCGCGCCGGCGGCGCCCCCGCGGCGCTGGAGCCCTACCTCGGCGCGTACGGCCACCTGGTCGCGCTGCGCGAGGGGGACCTCGGCTACCTGCACGTGCACCCCGGGCCGCAGGCCGAGCCGGGCAGCGTGACGTTCTGGCTGACCCCGCCGGGCCCCGGGCGCTACCGGATGTTCCTCGACTTCCAGGTGGCCGGCGTGGTGCGGACGGCCGAGTTCACCGTGACGGTGGCCTGAGCCCGGGCGCCGGTCAGCTGGCCCGGCGGATCGGCCGGCGGGCCAGGTAGCGGAGCAGATCCCGGATGTGATGCTTCTCCTCGGCGGGGACGGTCGGATCCGCGAGCCGTTCCAGGATCACCCGCACGTCCGCCTCCACCGGGGTGTCCTCGACGCGGCGACGGGAGACCGAACCGGCGTCGGGCAGGCCGAGCGCGCGGAAGGCGGCCGTCACCGGCAGGTCCAGCGCGGCGCAGAAGCCACGCACCTTGGCCAGCTCTGGGTAATCCTGCCAGTCGCCGGCCAACCAGCGGAACACCGTGGACCGGCCCACGCCGGTGTGCGCGGCCAGGTCGGTGACCGTCCAGCCGCGCTCTTCCCGGGCGTCGTCGATGGCGCGCCGTACGAAGCGCGCGAAGGCCATCTGCGGCGAAACCTCTGCCGAACCCATCCGCCTGGGGCTGTTCCTTTCGTGGCGCACCGGCCGGTGCGCCTACGAGGGTAGTACGGCCGCAGGCGGAAGCAACTGACTGATCGGGCGGAAGGCCGGCGGCTCGGACAGCAGGGTCGCCAACCGGGGCGTGACCCCCCACTGGTCGACCAGCTCCCGGTATTCGGCCCGCTGGTCCTCCGTCGGCGCATGCCCCGTCCGCCGGGCCCGGATGAGCAGGTTGCGCGGGGTGTGCCGGGAGTCGACGAACTCCACCACCTCGGCGCGGTAGCCGTGCAGCCGGAGCTGACCGGCGCGCAGCGCGTCGGTCAGCACGTCCGCGAACCGCTCGCGCAGAATGCCCTGCCGGGTGAGCAGCCCGTACGGGTGCGGCGCGGGCCGGCTGCGCAGCTGAGCCGCGACGTCGTGGTGGCAGCAGGGGGCGGCGAGCACCCAGCGGGCCCCCCACCGGACCGCCCGGGCCAGCGCCTCGTCGGTGGCGGTGTCGCAGGCGTGCAGCGCCAGCACCAGGTCGGGAGCCGGCTCGACCACCGCGTCGGCGATGGTGCCGGCGACGAACCGCACCTGGCCGGCCCAGCCCAGCCGCTCGGCCAGCTCGGTGTTGCGCCGGCGCTGGTCCTCGCGGACGTCCACCCCGACCAGTGTCACGTCCAGGCCGCGCTGGGCCAGGTAGCGGTACGCGGCGAAGGTCAGGTACGCGTTGCCGCAGCCCAGGTCGACCACGCGCAGCGGCCCGGTCAGGTCGTCGGGCAGGGTGGCCGCGAGCGCGCGCAGGAAGGCGTCCACTTGGCGGCGCTTCGCCGCCGAGCCGCCGATCTGCGTGAAGATCGGGTCGCCCGGGTCGAGCAGGTAGTCCTTGGCCCGGTCGTGGCCGCCCGGCTCGGGCGCCGGGCGGCTGGCCGTCGCCCGGTGCACCTGTGCCTCGCCCGACTTGGTCACCCGAAGTTGGAGCGTCCTGTCGGCGGTCTCCACGTGCCAGTTGCCGAACGGCTCGGCGAGCAGCGCGTCGACCGCCGCGCCGGCCTCCGCGCCCGGCGCCACGTTGCGGGTGTACGGCCGGGTGCCGTCGGAGGTGGAGATCTGCAGCCGGGGGCCGGCCTTGAGGGTGACCGGGCGCAGCTCGGCGCGAACCACCGAGGGGCGCTCGCCACGCCGCCGGCCGGCGGCGACCGCCCGGGTCAGGGCAGGGTCGAGCAGCAGCGCCCGCACCTCGGTGAGGGCGGCGTCCAGGGGTTCCGGCATCGCTCCATCCTTCTACTCGGCCTTCCGGCGCCGGAGCGAACCATGCCCTGGGAGCGATATGCCTGTGAGGCATAAACATGTCTCACAGGCATATCGCTCATGGGTTGATCGCCGGCCGCTGGCATCGCGGGCAGTTACCCGCCCCTGCGGACCAGGACGAGGCCGTGCGGTCCGCCCGGCTCTCGGGCAGCAGTCAGTCGGCGGTCGCCTCAGCCGGCGTACCCGCGCCCGAACCACCGCCACCACGACGGCGCCGGCGGCGGCGCGGCCTGGCC comes from Micromonospora viridifaciens and encodes:
- a CDS encoding BTAD domain-containing putative transcriptional regulator, yielding MSGMLRFEILGPQRAWYADRPVDLGPGKQRAVLAVLLLSAGRPVPTNQIIEAVWPEEPPANGPNVVQKYVAGLRRVLEPDRSPRTPGRVLALTDAGYLLRISPEAVDAVRFERGVHRARQRHADGRTAEAQAELAAALELWQGEPFTGFAGAYFDTARHRLVELRAVALESRAELELESGRHRELVGGLVELVAEFPVRERLRHQLMLALYRSGRQAEALAAYREFADLLREEYGIEPGEILQELHRRILRSDPTLQPAEVAASPVAPAPADAPRAADLEPPALAGMPPAAELSAPAGSPVSRPVPPVARPAKPLFKALDIPVGVPASPPLAVPQDAGPLPQNDGPLPPMSAHSGMDPAPALTGYPPPPPAAAEVRRVDPMPRWLSIPVTVVAVLVVLGSFGFLTWLVVLAHAAWRRSWRLLLVAGGYLALVGALAFVFETSPEPEDENSVPVFLVSCGLIFGCWLGGAVHVLLLNTRVRRAVTGIARRRERNEEARRLRREEARQLLYHYPAARRELRIGRPDLPRAYDDGGLIDINVVPEQVISGIPGLSQEQARRVVTDRWLRGPFGSVEELSVRCLLPPSSAEVLRDLLVFLPPTSE
- a CDS encoding RecQ family ATP-dependent DNA helicase, which produces MSEDRAAVRERAEAVLRRLAGEHARLREDQWRAIEALVVDRRRVLCVQRTGWGKSAVYFVATALLREGGEHGPTVIVSPLLALMRNQVESAARAGIRARTINSANLDEWDEITAEIHAGTVDVLLISPERLNNPDFRDGVLPKLAATTGLLVVDEAHCVSDWGHDFRPDYRRLRTFLGNLPERTPVLATTATANARVTDDVAEQLGDALVLRGTLDRESLRLGVLDLPSPAHRLAWLADHLDRLPGSGIIYTLTVAAAGETAEFLRARGWQVAAYTGQAEDADRRAAEQDLLDNKIKALVATSALGMGFDKPDLGFVVHLGAPPSPIAYYQQVGRAGRAVEHAEVLLLPGVEDAAIWRYFASLAFPPEEQVRAVLAALSTDRPISTQALEPVVDLRRARLELMLKVLDVDGAVRRVRGGWLATGEPWVYDEARLRRVAQARTAEQHAMREYASTPGCRMRYLRECLDDAGAADCGRCDNCAEPLFTPEVSAAALTAAQTFLGRPGVAIAPKKLWPTGLEAVGVPLKGRIPPTEQALPGRAVGRLSDLGWGGRLRGLVGPDAADAPIPDDVAAAVIEVLKAWAHGDDPWPRRPVGVVAVASRSHPALVGSLAERIAAVGRLPLLGQVVPTGPAGAAGPRGNSTQRVRALHDAFAVPDELAAALAGLDGPVLLVDDLVDSGWTMTMVARLLRRAGAPDVLPLTLAVAG
- a CDS encoding heavy-metal-associated domain-containing protein, producing the protein MTEQRLVTQTYAVTGMTCEHCVRAVTEELSALPGVDEVRVDLAAGTATVTSTEPLPIEAVRGAVDEAGYELAAGVA
- a CDS encoding helix-turn-helix transcriptional regulator encodes the protein MGSAEVSPQMAFARFVRRAIDDAREERGWTVTDLAAHTGVGRSTVFRWLAGDWQDYPELAKVRGFCAALDLPVTAAFRALGLPDAGSVSRRRVEDTPVEADVRVILERLADPTVPAEEKHHIRDLLRYLARRPIRRAS
- a CDS encoding class I SAM-dependent methyltransferase, whose protein sequence is MPEPLDAALTEVRALLLDPALTRAVAAGRRRGERPSVVRAELRPVTLKAGPRLQISTSDGTRPYTRNVAPGAEAGAAVDALLAEPFGNWHVETADRTLQLRVTKSGEAQVHRATASRPAPEPGGHDRAKDYLLDPGDPIFTQIGGSAAKRRQVDAFLRALAATLPDDLTGPLRVVDLGCGNAYLTFAAYRYLAQRGLDVTLVGVDVREDQRRRNTELAERLGWAGQVRFVAGTIADAVVEPAPDLVLALHACDTATDEALARAVRWGARWVLAAPCCHHDVAAQLRSRPAPHPYGLLTRQGILRERFADVLTDALRAGQLRLHGYRAEVVEFVDSRHTPRNLLIRARRTGHAPTEDQRAEYRELVDQWGVTPRLATLLSEPPAFRPISQLLPPAAVLPS